A genomic segment from Octopus sinensis linkage group LG4, ASM634580v1, whole genome shotgun sequence encodes:
- the LOC115210677 gene encoding high mobility group protein HMGI-C isoform X3, whose amino-acid sequence MKPEAESNDATDNNTEVKVKKSPGRPRKPESEKKKWVPTGRSRGRPRIHPVDHNKVKKPRGRPRIKPMVHKEKRPRGRPRKNADMVKKSRGRPRIKPTEDGENKPKKVTGRGKRRPGRPRKE is encoded by the exons ATGAAACCGGAG GCCGAGTCCAATGATGCTACAGATAACAATACTGag gtGAAAGTTAAGAAAAGCCCTGGTAGACCTAGGAAACCAGAATCTGAAAAGAAgaag TGGGTTCCAACAGGTCGTTCAAGAGGAAGGCCAAGAATTCATCCAGTT gATCATAACAAGGTAAAGAAACCTAGAGGAAGACCACGTATAAAGCCT ATGGTGCATAAAGAAAAAAGACCAAGGGGCAGACCACGCAAAAATGCA gATATGGTAAAGAAATCTAGAGGAAGACCACGTATAAAGCCT acTGAAGATGGTGAGAACAAGCCGAAAAAG GTAACTGGGCGTGGAAAGAGGAGACCAGGAAGGCCCAGGAAAGAATAA